DNA sequence from the Streptomyces sp. NBC_01497 genome:
GCGGCCCTCAGGTCGGACCTGGAGCTGGACAAGCAGCTCGGCTTCAACACGGTGCGCAAGCACATCAAGGTGGAGCCCGCGCGCTGGTACTACTGGGCCGACAAGCTCGGCCTGATGGTCTGGCAGGACATGCCGAGCCGCAACGTCGGGCCCGGCGCGAGCGAGGCCAGCGACAAGGCGTTCACCGACCAGGCCCACGAGATCGTGGACCAGCACCTCAGCAGCCCGTCGATCGTCGTCTGGACGATGATGAACGAGGGCTGGGGCGAGCAGTCCAAGGAAGCCACCGGCGCGCTGGCCGACTCGATCAAGCAGCAGGACCCGAGCCGGCTCGTCGACGCGGCATCCGGTGTCAACTGCTGTGCCTCGCAGGGTGACTCAGGGCAGGGAGACCTCATCGACTACCACCTGTACCACGGTCCCGCGTCACCGTCCCCGGACGCGACCCGGGCAGCCGTGGACGGCGAGCACGGCGGGTACTCGCTGAACATCCCCGGCCACATCCTGGGCGTGGCCGGCGGCCAGAACTACGGTGGTGACGCCTCGACCGTCGCGGAGCTGACCAAGGACTACGTGGACAACACCGGCCAGTTGCTGTCCGGCGCGGCCGGAAGCCTGTCCGGCTCGGTGTACACGCAGATCAGCGACGTCGAGGGCGAGCTGAACGGGTTGATCACCTACGACCGCAAGGTCCTCAAGGTCGAACCCGGTCCGGTCCGTGACATCAACCGCAAGCTCATCGCGGCCGGCTCCACGGCGGGCGGGGCGTAGCCCCTTGCGGCAGCCGACGCCGACCGGCCACCCGGGACGGCGCCGGCCGGGCCCGGCGGCACGTGACGTGCCGCCGGGCCCGGCGCACGCTCGGGCACCGCACGCCCACCGTCGGTGCCTCTTCGTGTCGTCACCGACGTTCACCACTCCCCATCACGTGACGCGTGAGCCGGGCAGGTCCGGCATCGCCGGGATCGTCGTCGGCGTCGGTGAACGCCGTCGGGCGACGGCCGGTGTCCATGGGGCGCGCGCGGGACCCGGGCGTCCGGCGGTGCGCCGGACGGGCGGTGCGGGCGTACGGGAGTGCTCCGGACGGGCCCTCCCGTACTGCCTCATCCCCGCTCGGGAACCCACCGCACCGTCAGGATCTGGAACGGGCGCAGCCGCAGCCGCACCCCGTCATCCGTGAGTTCGCAGCTCGACTCGTCGGCGACGCGCGGACGCTCCAGCAGGTCGGTGGCGATGGCCGGCGCGATGCGGAAGCCCGGGGTGAGCAGCGCCGTGGCGCTCGCCCGGGACCTGCCGGACGTCCACGTCGAGCTGCACGGACACGGCGTGGACGGCGGGCCTGTTGCGTTCGTCGAGTACGTGCCGCAGGCGCCGCTCGACGATGTCGCGGTCGCCACGCACAGAGCACCTTCCTCAGGACGTACGTGAACAGCAAGAGTACGTCGGTGAGTTCACCCCTTCAGGGCGCCGCCGAGCGCGAACCCGCCGCCCAGCTTGCGGGTGAGCAGGAGGTAGAGCATCACGACGGGCAGTGTGTAGACGAGGGAGAACGCGGCCAGCTGCCCGTACTGCGTCTGGTCGTGGGCGCTGAGGAAGGTGAACACACTCACCGACGCCGGCAGCTTCTCCGGCGACAGCAGCAGCACGAAGGGGACGAAGAAGTTTCCCCACATGCTGATGAAGGTGAACACGGTGACGACGATGACTCCGGGCCACATCAGGGGCAGCACCACCCGTGCCAGGCACTGCATGGCGTTGGCGCCGTCGATCCTGGCCGCCTCCTCCAGGACGATGGGCACACCGTCCATGAAGTTCTTCATCAGCCAGATCGCGATCGGCAGTGCGGACGCCGTGAGGAACAGCATGGTCGCGGCCATCGAGTCGATCAGATCGACCTGGACGAACATGCTGTAGACGGGGATCATCACCGCGGTGATGGGCAGCCCGGTGGTGAACAGGACGGTGTACAGGAAGGGGCGGCGCAGCCGGGAGCGGTAGCGCGACAGCGGGTAGGCCGCCAGGATCGAGACGATCACGCACAGCAGGGTCGCGCCGCCGCACAGCAACAGGCCGTTGAGCAGCGGCCGGAAGGTGGTGTCGGTGTTGAGGATCGCGTGGAAGTTGTCCCACGTCGGCGGCGAGGGCAGGCTCAGTTCGAAACTGGCCGTGGAGCTGACGGACGCGAGCACCATCCACACCAGTGGCAGCACGAACAGCAGGCAGATCACCAGCAGGACGAGGTTGACCGCGATGCGCGCGGGCCGGATGCGGCGCGCGGTTCCCGCGGCGGGCGCGGGGCGGGCGCCCCGGCCGTCGCGGCCCGCCGTGGCCGCCGGCCTCAGGTCGGTGGTGGCCATCAGTCCTCCTCCACCTTGAGCAGCTTGAGGTACACAACGGAGAACAGGGCGCCCACGACCAGCAGGACGAGCGCGATCGCCGTGCCGTAGCCGATCAGGCTGTTCTGGAACGCCTGCTGGTACATGAAGACCGGCAGCGTCTGGCTCTTGTTGCCGGGGCCGCCGCGTGTCATGGCGTAGATCAGTCCGAAGACGGAGAGCGTCTGCAGGGTGATCAGCATCAGATTGGTCATGATGGAGCGTCGGATGACCGGGAGTGTGACGTGCCACAGCCTGTGCCACACGCCCGCGCCGTCCATCTCGGCGGCCTCCACCAGTTCGCGCGGCACCTCGGCGAGCGCGGCGGAGTAGACCATCATCGAGAACGCGGTGCCGCGCCACACGTTGGCCAGGCACACGGCGAGGATCGGCAAGGTGTACAGCCAGTTCTGCCGCGGCAGGCCGAGCACGCCGAGCACCTCGTTGAGCGCACCCTGCTGGTAGAAGAACGCGTACATCAGGTACCCGGCGACGATCTCGGGCAGCACCCAGGCGGCGATGACCACGGCGTTGGTGAGCGAGCGCACCGGACGGGTGGCCTTCTCGGCGAGGACCGCCAGGCTCAGGCCGAGAGTGTTCTGCCCGACGACGGCGGAGCCGACGACGAACACCAGCGTCAACCAGAGCGCGTTGAGGAAGTCCGGATCGGCGAACGCGCGCGTGAAGTTGGCCAGCCCCACGAAGTGCGTCTCTGCCGCGCCGGTCAACTGGGCGTCGGTGAAGGCGTCGTAGACGCAGTAGAGGATCGGCCCGGCCAGGAACACGGCCAGCAGGACGAGGGACGGCACCAGCGGGAGACCACGCAGGAACGACGAGCCGGCCACGCGGCCGCCTGCCGCACGGCCCGGGGGGCCTGCGCCGTCGGCGGGTGCGGCGGCGGATTTCACCGGGTGCCCTTGGCAGTGCTGTCGGAGCCGACGGCCGTGGCCAGGTCCTGGTCGTACGTCTTCGCGGCATCCGAAACCGAACTCTGGCCGGTGGTCACGGACTCCATGGCCTTGGTGATGGCGTTGGAGACCTGCGGGTACTTCGGCAGCGCCGGACGGAAGTGGGTGTACTTGACCAGGCCGGTGAAGAACTTGTTGGTCGGCGTGGCGTCGAGGTACTTCGGGTCGGCGGCGACGTCCGTGCGCACAGCGGTGGTCGACTCGATGATGTTCCAGTTCGTCGAGTTGGCCTTGTCCTTGATCGCCTTCGTGAACTGCCATGCCAGATCAGGGTTCTTGGCCTTGGCCGGGATGGACCAGGCCCAGCCTCCCGACATGCTGACCTGGCCGGGTGCCTGACCGTGCTGGGTCGGCATGGCGGCGGAGGCCATCGTCCTGCTCCACCCGGGCCACGGACGCGGCCCTGTCGTGAGCCAGTTGTTCGCCATCCATGAGCCGTCGATGTTGATGGCGAGCTTGTTCTCGGGGAGCAGCTTCGTGCCGACCTCGGTGCCCGCGTTCGGACCGAGCGCGGTGGACTTGGACAGGCCCAGGTTCTCGCTGTACACGTCGTGGACGAACGTCAGCGCGTCCTTGAAGCCCTGGGAGCCGACGATCCACTTCTTGGTCTTGGCGTCGTACAGGGAGTCGCCGGCGGCGCCGGTCCCGTACAGCAGCATCTCGAAGCCCTGCATGGTGGACTGCTCGCCGCCGGCCTGCCCGGTGTAGAGGTTCATCGGCGTCACACCCGGCAGTTTCTTCTTGATCGTCCGAGCGACGTCAAGGATGTCCTGCCATGTTTTGGGCTGCCAGGGGGTGGCGATCCCGGCCTTCTTGAGCAGGTTCTGGTTGTACCAGATGCCTCGGGTGTCGGTGTCGTCCGGAACGCCGTACGTCTTGCCGTCGGCGGGCGAGGAGACGGCGCCCTTGGCGGCGTCGGCGAAGGAGTCCCAGTCCGCCCACTTGGCCACGTACGCGTCGATCGGTTTGAGGTATCCGCTGGCTATGTCGGAGTTGATCAGCGCGGTGTCCTCGTAGACCAGGTCGGGAGCGGTCGAAGGCGAGCGCATCATCAGCTGGATCTTCGTGTAGTAGTCGTTCTCGGACGCCGTGACCGGAATGATGTCGATCTTCTTGCCCGGGTGGGCCTTCTCGAAGGACCGCTTCATGGTGGTGAGGAACGTCTGCTGCTTGTGGTCGTTCTGATCAAGGTGCTGCCAGTAGACGACCTTGATCGAGTTGCCGCCGCTACCGGAGGCGGAGCCGCCGCAGCCTGCGGCGGACAACGTTGTTGCGACCGTGATCGCGAAGGCGGCGAGAAGTTTCTTGCGCAAGGGATCCTCCGAAGGGTGCGGCGCGTGCGCCTTACTCCGGCGCGCGACTGCGGGTGGCACGGGTCGTAGCTGTGGGGAGATACGGGACGTACGGGAGGGATGTGCTGCTCGCGAACACGGACAGGCGCGGACGGTGCCGGGACGCGGCAGGTGCTGGTGGGGTGCGTGCTGCGCCTGGCGCATTACCTAAATCCAATGGATGGACTAAGTCAACGTCTCTTGCATAATCAGGGTGCCCAAGTTCCGCGGGCAGGAGTCGCGTTCGTGGCCGCCGGCCGCACGCACCCGCACGAGGGAGGAGCGCCCCACCATGCGAAGCGGTACCAACCTGCCCCGGGTGGGTGGTTACAACCAGGCCGTCGTCCTGGACGCCATCCGCACGAGAGGTCCCGTCAGCCGCGTCGAGTTGGGGCCGCTCACCGGGCTCACCAATCAGACGGTGTCCAATGTCGTGCGACGGCTGCTCGACGCGGGCCTGATCACCGAATCGGGGCACGCCCCCTCCAGCGGCGGCAAACGCCGCACCCTGCTGATGCCACGCGCCGACGGCGCCTACGCCCTCGGTGTGCACCTCGACCCCGACGCGGCCGTGATCGTCCTCGTCGACCTCGCGGGATCGGTACTGCGCAGCCGCCGGTTCGCGCTGCCTCGGCCCAGTGTCCCCGAGGAGGTGGTCGACGCGGTGGCGCGCGCCGCACTGCGGCTGCCCGAGCACGCCGCCATCGACCGCGGTCGCCTGCTCGGCCTCGGCATCGCCGCGCCCGGACCCCTCGACGGTGAGACCGGGACGGTGGTGGAGCCGCCCAACTTCGACGGCTGGAGACGGGTTCCGCTGCTCGACATGTTCGCGAAGGCGACCGGCATGCCGGTCGCGCTGGACAACGACGCGACGGCCGCGGCGATCGGTGAGCGCTGGATCGGCGGAAAGCAGCGCGCAGACGGCTTCCTGTTCCTGTACATGGGCGCGGGTATCGGCGCCGGCATCATGCTCAACAACCAGGTCCTGCGCGGCGGCACGGGCAACGCGGGCGAGATCGGGCATGCCCGGATCGACGCCGGGAACCGCCTCTGCGATTGCGGGAGCAACGCTTGCCTCGGCCCCCACTGCAACCCTGCCGCACTGGTCGACGACCTGTTCACCCGGCACGGCCGGAGCGCCGCGGAGCGCATCGGGCTCAGCGGCGAGCCCGACGCGGTGCGCGCCGACTGGAAGCTGCTGCGGCGTGCGACGCGCGCCGGTGATCCGGCGGCCCGCGAGGTGGTGCGCCTGGCGGGCCGCCGCATGGGGCAAGCGGTGCACGGGGCCGTGGCACTGCTCGACGTGAGCCGGGTGGTGCTGGGCGGCGAGGCACTCGCAGGCGTCGAGCACGTCCTGGGCGAGGAGATCGACGCCGCCGTCAACACCACCTCGGTGACCCGCGTCCTGGGCGGCGTCACGGTGGAACCCAGCCTGATCGGCGAGACGGCAGGAGCGGTGGGCGCCGCGTCGCTGGTCCTCCATGGGCACTACGCGCCAGGCTGGCGCATGCTGACGGAGGCGTCGGGGTGAGGCGCCCGGCCGGGGTGAGGGGTGGAAGAGGCCGGCTCGCCGGCGCCACCCGGGCGAGCCGCGAGCCGGCCACGAGGTGATCCGGGGGCAGCGGCCGGAGCCGAGCGGTTTCCTGTCCGCGGGCGCCCCGCCGCCCCCCAGCTGATC
Encoded proteins:
- a CDS encoding carbohydrate ABC transporter permease; the protein is MATTDLRPAATAGRDGRGARPAPAAGTARRIRPARIAVNLVLLVICLLFVLPLVWMVLASVSSTASFELSLPSPPTWDNFHAILNTDTTFRPLLNGLLLCGGATLLCVIVSILAAYPLSRYRSRLRRPFLYTVLFTTGLPITAVMIPVYSMFVQVDLIDSMAATMLFLTASALPIAIWLMKNFMDGVPIVLEEAARIDGANAMQCLARVVLPLMWPGVIVVTVFTFISMWGNFFVPFVLLLSPEKLPASVSVFTFLSAHDQTQYGQLAAFSLVYTLPVVMLYLLLTRKLGGGFALGGALKG
- a CDS encoding carbohydrate ABC transporter permease is translated as MAGSSFLRGLPLVPSLVLLAVFLAGPILYCVYDAFTDAQLTGAAETHFVGLANFTRAFADPDFLNALWLTLVFVVGSAVVGQNTLGLSLAVLAEKATRPVRSLTNAVVIAAWVLPEIVAGYLMYAFFYQQGALNEVLGVLGLPRQNWLYTLPILAVCLANVWRGTAFSMMVYSAALAEVPRELVEAAEMDGAGVWHRLWHVTLPVIRRSIMTNLMLITLQTLSVFGLIYAMTRGGPGNKSQTLPVFMYQQAFQNSLIGYGTAIALVLLVVGALFSVVYLKLLKVEED
- a CDS encoding extracellular solute-binding protein, which codes for MRKKLLAAFAITVATTLSAAGCGGSASGSGGNSIKVVYWQHLDQNDHKQQTFLTTMKRSFEKAHPGKKIDIIPVTASENDYYTKIQLMMRSPSTAPDLVYEDTALINSDIASGYLKPIDAYVAKWADWDSFADAAKGAVSSPADGKTYGVPDDTDTRGIWYNQNLLKKAGIATPWQPKTWQDILDVARTIKKKLPGVTPMNLYTGQAGGEQSTMQGFEMLLYGTGAAGDSLYDAKTKKWIVGSQGFKDALTFVHDVYSENLGLSKSTALGPNAGTEVGTKLLPENKLAINIDGSWMANNWLTTGPRPWPGWSRTMASAAMPTQHGQAPGQVSMSGGWAWSIPAKAKNPDLAWQFTKAIKDKANSTNWNIIESTTAVRTDVAADPKYLDATPTNKFFTGLVKYTHFRPALPKYPQVSNAITKAMESVTTGQSSVSDAAKTYDQDLATAVGSDSTAKGTR
- a CDS encoding ROK family transcriptional regulator, which produces MRSGTNLPRVGGYNQAVVLDAIRTRGPVSRVELGPLTGLTNQTVSNVVRRLLDAGLITESGHAPSSGGKRRTLLMPRADGAYALGVHLDPDAAVIVLVDLAGSVLRSRRFALPRPSVPEEVVDAVARAALRLPEHAAIDRGRLLGLGIAAPGPLDGETGTVVEPPNFDGWRRVPLLDMFAKATGMPVALDNDATAAAIGERWIGGKQRADGFLFLYMGAGIGAGIMLNNQVLRGGTGNAGEIGHARIDAGNRLCDCGSNACLGPHCNPAALVDDLFTRHGRSAAERIGLSGEPDAVRADWKLLRRATRAGDPAAREVVRLAGRRMGQAVHGAVALLDVSRVVLGGEALAGVEHVLGEEIDAAVNTTSVTRVLGGVTVEPSLIGETAGAVGAASLVLHGHYAPGWRMLTEASG